From Anopheles funestus chromosome 3RL, idAnoFuneDA-416_04, whole genome shotgun sequence, a single genomic window includes:
- the LOC125767955 gene encoding E3 ubiquitin-protein ligase ariadne-1 isoform X2 has protein sequence MDSDDESFEEHDSGNVSSGDDDFAMDVDINNPRDRGQETDEYPYDVLTTDEIVQHMVDCIKDVNTVVEIPATITRILLNYFKWDKEKLMERFYDGDQDKLFKDAHVINPFRKPSLALKPKIKKSRTEDCEICYSTFPPSMMTGLECGHRFCTQCWQEYLTTKIVEEGLGQSIACAAHGCDILVDDVTVMRLVQDSRVKLKYQHLITNSFVECNRLLRWCPSADCTYAIKVQYVDPRPVVCKCNHVFCFECGENWHDPVQCRLLKKWIKKCDDDSETSNWIAANTKECPKCNVTIEKDGGCNHMVCKNQNCKHDFCWVCLGSWEPHGSSWYNCNRYDEDEARAARDAQERLRSTLARYLHYYNRYINHMQSLKFEHKLYAAVKEKMEEMQQHNMSWIEVQFLKKAVDILCQCRQTLMCTYVFAYYLKKNNQSQIFEENQKDLETATETLSEYLERDITSENLADIKQKVQDKYRYCEKRRKALLDHVHEGYEKDWWEYTN, from the exons ATGGATTCCGATGATGAAAGCTTCGAGGAGCACGACTCGGGCAACGTGTCCAGCGGAGATGACGATTTCGCGATGGACGTGGACATCAACAATCCGCGGGACCGTGGCCAAGAGACGGACGAGTACCCGTACGATGTACTTACGACCGACGAAATCGTTCAGCATATGGTCGACTGCATCAAGGACGTGAACACGGTCGTGGAG ATCCCAGCTACCATCACCCGGATTTTGTTAAACTATTTCAAATGGGACAAGGAAAAGCTGATGGAACGGTTCTACGACGGTGATCAAGATAAGCTATTTAAGGATGCGCACGTTATCAACCCGTTTCGGAAGCCAAGTTTAGCACTCAAGCCAAAG ATCAAAAAGTCCAGAACGGAGGATTGTGAAATATGCTACTCGACGTTTCCTCCCAGT ATGATGACCGGTTTGGAATGCGGACACCGTTTCTGTACGCAGTGCTGGCAAGAGTACCTGACCACAAAGATCGTCGAGGAGGGGCTCGGTCAGTCGATAGCGTGTGCGGCTCATGGATGTGATATACTGGTCGATGATGTAACGGTGATGCGATTGGTGCAGGATTCGCGAGTCAAACTCAAATACCAGCACCTTATCACCAATAGTTTCGTCGAG tGTAATCGGTTGTTACGGTGGTGTCCATCGGCCGACTGCACGTATGCGATTAAGGTGCAGTACGTCGATCCGCGACCAGTTGTCTGCAAGTGCAACCACGTGTTCTGCTTCGAGTGTGGTGAAAATTGGCACGATCCGGTACAGTGCCGGTTGCTGAAGAAATGGATCAAAAAGTGTGATGATGATTCGGAAACTTCCAACTGGATTGCCGCCAACACGAAGGAGTGTCCGAAGTGTAATGTAACAATAGAGAAGGACGGTGGCTGTAACCATATG GTgtgcaaaaatcaaaactgcaAACATGACTTCTGCTGGGTATGTCTCGGATCTTGGGAACCGCATGGTTCTTCCTGGTACAACTGCAACCGATACGATGAGGACGAAGCGCGTGCGGCACGTGACGCTCAGGAAAGGTTGCGTTCAACGTTGGCAAG atatctACATTACTACAATCGCTACATCAACCACATGCAGTCGCTTAAATTTGAACACAAGCTGTATGCAGCTGTAAAGGAAAAGATGGAAGAAATGCAGCAGCATAACATGTCTTGGATTGAG GTCCAATTTCTGAAGAAGGCTGTCGATATTCTCTGCCAGTGTCGTCAGACACTTATGTGCACTTACGTGTTTGCCTACTATCTTAAAAAGAATAATCAGTCACAGATATTCGAGGAGAATCAAAAAGATTTGGAAACGGCCACTGAAACGTTATCCGAATACTTGGAGCGTGATATAACGTCGGAAAATTTGGCAGACATTAAACAGAAAGTACAGGATAAATACAG ATACTGCGAGAAGCGCCGGAAAGCGTTGCTGGATCACGTACACGAAGGCTATGAGAAGGATTGGTGGGAATACACcaactga
- the LOC125767955 gene encoding E3 ubiquitin-protein ligase ariadne-1 isoform X1: MDSDDESFEEHDSGNVSSGDDDFAMDVDINNPRDRGQETDEYPYDVLTTDEIVQHMVDCIKDVNTVVEIPATITRILLNYFKWDKEKLMERFYDGDQDKLFKDAHVINPFRKPSLALKPKIKKSRTEDCEICYSTFPPSGYRVKVGKLEQDPSQVEVEYVEGMMTGLECGHRFCTQCWQEYLTTKIVEEGLGQSIACAAHGCDILVDDVTVMRLVQDSRVKLKYQHLITNSFVECNRLLRWCPSADCTYAIKVQYVDPRPVVCKCNHVFCFECGENWHDPVQCRLLKKWIKKCDDDSETSNWIAANTKECPKCNVTIEKDGGCNHMVCKNQNCKHDFCWVCLGSWEPHGSSWYNCNRYDEDEARAARDAQERLRSTLARYLHYYNRYINHMQSLKFEHKLYAAVKEKMEEMQQHNMSWIEVQFLKKAVDILCQCRQTLMCTYVFAYYLKKNNQSQIFEENQKDLETATETLSEYLERDITSENLADIKQKVQDKYRYCEKRRKALLDHVHEGYEKDWWEYTN, translated from the exons ATGGATTCCGATGATGAAAGCTTCGAGGAGCACGACTCGGGCAACGTGTCCAGCGGAGATGACGATTTCGCGATGGACGTGGACATCAACAATCCGCGGGACCGTGGCCAAGAGACGGACGAGTACCCGTACGATGTACTTACGACCGACGAAATCGTTCAGCATATGGTCGACTGCATCAAGGACGTGAACACGGTCGTGGAG ATCCCAGCTACCATCACCCGGATTTTGTTAAACTATTTCAAATGGGACAAGGAAAAGCTGATGGAACGGTTCTACGACGGTGATCAAGATAAGCTATTTAAGGATGCGCACGTTATCAACCCGTTTCGGAAGCCAAGTTTAGCACTCAAGCCAAAG ATCAAAAAGTCCAGAACGGAGGATTGTGAAATATGCTACTCGACGTTTCCTCCCAGT GGTTATCGAGTAAAAGTGGGAAAGTTGGAGCAGGATCCTTCCCAAGTAGAAGTGGAATATGTAGAGGGG ATGATGACCGGTTTGGAATGCGGACACCGTTTCTGTACGCAGTGCTGGCAAGAGTACCTGACCACAAAGATCGTCGAGGAGGGGCTCGGTCAGTCGATAGCGTGTGCGGCTCATGGATGTGATATACTGGTCGATGATGTAACGGTGATGCGATTGGTGCAGGATTCGCGAGTCAAACTCAAATACCAGCACCTTATCACCAATAGTTTCGTCGAG tGTAATCGGTTGTTACGGTGGTGTCCATCGGCCGACTGCACGTATGCGATTAAGGTGCAGTACGTCGATCCGCGACCAGTTGTCTGCAAGTGCAACCACGTGTTCTGCTTCGAGTGTGGTGAAAATTGGCACGATCCGGTACAGTGCCGGTTGCTGAAGAAATGGATCAAAAAGTGTGATGATGATTCGGAAACTTCCAACTGGATTGCCGCCAACACGAAGGAGTGTCCGAAGTGTAATGTAACAATAGAGAAGGACGGTGGCTGTAACCATATG GTgtgcaaaaatcaaaactgcaAACATGACTTCTGCTGGGTATGTCTCGGATCTTGGGAACCGCATGGTTCTTCCTGGTACAACTGCAACCGATACGATGAGGACGAAGCGCGTGCGGCACGTGACGCTCAGGAAAGGTTGCGTTCAACGTTGGCAAG atatctACATTACTACAATCGCTACATCAACCACATGCAGTCGCTTAAATTTGAACACAAGCTGTATGCAGCTGTAAAGGAAAAGATGGAAGAAATGCAGCAGCATAACATGTCTTGGATTGAG GTCCAATTTCTGAAGAAGGCTGTCGATATTCTCTGCCAGTGTCGTCAGACACTTATGTGCACTTACGTGTTTGCCTACTATCTTAAAAAGAATAATCAGTCACAGATATTCGAGGAGAATCAAAAAGATTTGGAAACGGCCACTGAAACGTTATCCGAATACTTGGAGCGTGATATAACGTCGGAAAATTTGGCAGACATTAAACAGAAAGTACAGGATAAATACAG ATACTGCGAGAAGCGCCGGAAAGCGTTGCTGGATCACGTACACGAAGGCTATGAGAAGGATTGGTGGGAATACACcaactga